The genomic segment CGGCGATGCGGCCCGGCGGCTCGCGCAGGCGGCGGCAGGAAACGCTCCGTCATCTCCTCGACACTCACCGGCCGGCATGGGTGGAGACGTTGAGGGCCGCCATGGCGCGCCCGTCGGCATGGCGGACCGGCACGGCGATGGAGCGCAGGCCGATCTCCAGCTCCTGGTCGACGACCGCGTGGCCCGCCGCGGCGACCCGGTCGAGCTCGGCTGCGAGCGCGGCCCGGTCGGTTATCGTGTGCGGCGTGTGGCGGGCAAGGCTCAGGGCGGAGAGGGCGGCCGCGCGCTCGGCGGGCTCCAGAAACGCCAGTATGGCGCGGCCCATGGAGGTGCAATGGGCGGGCAGGCGCGAGCCGACGGTGAGGTTGACCGACATGACGCGATTGGCCGCGGCGCGCGCCACATAGACCACATCCGGCCCGTCGAGGATGGCCGCCGAGCAGGATTCGTTGAGCGTTCGGCTCACGGCTCGCAAATGCGGTTCGCCAGGTGCCACAGAAGCCCCATGCCGAGCCGCGAGCCCGCCACAGCGAGCAGGCGTGCGGTGAGCGCGAAGCGCTTGCCCGTCCGTGCCGCATAGCCCAGATCGACAAGCGTCAGCAGGAAGCGGCGGGCCGTCGCGCGCGACATGCCGGCGGCGTCGGCGACCTCGGTGAGCGTCAGGCTTTCCGGCGCGCGGCGAGCACCTCCATGACGTGGAGCCCCTTGGCGAGCGAGCTCACATGGTCCCGGCGGTCGGCCTCCGCCGGCGGGTCGGTCCTGCTGTCCTGCATGGTCATGGCGCTCGGAGGTCCTCGGCTTGACAAGGGGAGGGCGGTCAATACGGTGACCGCATTGTAGCAAAAAAGTTCGCATTGCGAACCTATAAAGCGACCGGCAGGCAGCAATGGCACAATTCCTCGACCTCGCCGACGCCGTGGAGGATATCGTCCGCGACGGCGATACCGTGGCGATGGAAGGCTTCACCCACCTCATTCCCCATGCCGCGGGCCACGAGACCATCCGTCAGGGACGCAAGGACCTGACGCTCATCCGCATGACGCCCGACATCGTCTACGACCAGATGATCGGGGCGGGGTGTGCGCGCAAGATCGTGTTCTCCTGGGGCGGCAATCCGGGGGTGGGATCGCTGCATCGCATGCGCGAGGCGATCGAGAAGGGCTGGCCCGCGCCGCTGGAGGCGGAGGAGCACAGCCATGCCGCCATGGCCAACGCCTATGAGGCGGGCGCGGCCGGGCTGCCCTGCGCCGTATTCCGAGGCTATCTCGGGGCGGACCTCGCAAGGG from the Kaustia mangrovi genome contains:
- a CDS encoding IclR family transcriptional regulator domain-containing protein, translating into MSRTLNESCSAAILDGPDVVYVARAAANRVMSVNLTVGSRLPAHCTSMGRAILAFLEPAERAAALSALSLARHTPHTITDRAALAAELDRVAAAGHAVVDQELEIGLRSIAVPVRHADGRAMAALNVSTHAGR